In a single window of the Agromyces sp. H17E-10 genome:
- a CDS encoding FtsK/SpoIIIE domain-containing protein, with protein MKLKLGLRRQQGAPVDLVITADATATVGDVARAIATNDPTTPLIGGASGVTLAVAPPTSSEPVVLDPQVLIGDAPIGSGFNAAVVAHAPRPSGAAAEAVAIMRVHTGPDAGREFGLPRGASVIGRAADADLVLADSLVSKRHARIEVDHSIELVDLNSANGLLVDGGLVQRVRVIPGQVITIGGTDVSFDLGTSAADAPDASVLERGGALMFNRSPRVEIRYPGTEHRHPVIPSEAEPRLFPWPMIMAPVLLGFAMYAMTQRVTSLIIVVMSPLMMLGNFIGQRTQQGKKLRLEIETFETQIEDLEEKLRTETVVERERRHDEAPAVARVYEQAMRLGPLLWTRRPEHWNFLGLRLGVGRARSRNTIAESSDARGIARYAKQVDILRDRHALIDDVPLVELLPSSGAIGIAGPRHLAADVLRGLGVQLFGLHAPNELITTAIVDPAWAKELEWMKWLPHTTSPRSPFAEMALADSQSAGTALLNGLEESILARLSGQPGRRGPLRLPDTSMERGAKVGEEIGADRTAVADLALVLIASNDAPVDRPRLTQLIERGADVGVYTIFLAPTVESLPAACRTYIDASEGLDKAKVGYVRAGEYYENIAVEGVSNQYAEVFAKRLAPVADSSSVTADSSDLPRSVSFLKLIGTELAVQSQAVVERWRQNNSVLDRTRGTRPRLKRAGTLKAYIGQGSPDAMSLDLRTQGPHALVGGTTGSGKSEFLQAWVLGMAAEYSPDRVTFLFVDYKGGSAFADCVELPHCVGLVTDLSPHLVRRALTSLRAELHHREHLFNRKKAKDLLELEKRQDPETPPALVLVIDEFAALAGEVPEFVDGVVDIAQRGRSLGIHLIMATQRPAGVIKDNLRANTNLRVALRMADESDSNDVVGDPVAGTFDPSIPGRGIAKTGPGRLVPFQSGYAGGWTSDEPEQAQVKVAELRFGSITLWESDNDQDADTHDEDLGPNDQKRLVATLVSAAGESRIPAPRRPWLDELATTVDLAALPLEGDARIPLGLADIPERQLQEAVYFEPDTDGHLLVYGTSGAGKTTVLRSMAIAAGARPDRGRVHVYGLDFGTGSLRSIESLPQVGSVVSGDDAERVQRLLRTLRGMLDDRAKRFSDVNAANLTEYRSITGRDEPRLLVLIDGFGTFKQEWESTSARAPYYAVFMRMLGEGRPLGIHAIATADRYGAVPTAVSANVTRRVVLRLSDEGSYSILGAPKDVLNERSAPGRAIVDGFETQIAVLGGTTNVAEQTQAMEAFAAELRARGAAQAPEIGALPTELRIDELPDRVGDLPVVGVADDVLGPKGFEPIGTFVVAGPPQSGKSNALRALTTTIARFDPETEFFHFGGRRAVLREFRDWRRTASSIEDARALAKELKELVVDETITKRIMIVVENITEFGDTDAERPLKELFQAVNRSEHFLVGDGDVSQLSSGYGLVGELKAGRRGIALRPETYDGDSLFKVPFPKVARHEFPAGRGIFVENGRFVTVQLPLVEG; from the coding sequence ATGAAGCTCAAACTCGGACTCCGCAGGCAGCAGGGTGCGCCCGTCGACCTCGTCATCACGGCCGACGCGACCGCGACGGTCGGCGACGTCGCCCGGGCGATCGCGACGAACGACCCGACGACCCCGCTCATCGGCGGCGCGTCGGGCGTGACCCTCGCGGTGGCGCCGCCGACGTCCTCCGAGCCCGTGGTGCTCGACCCGCAGGTGCTCATCGGCGACGCTCCGATCGGGTCGGGCTTCAACGCCGCCGTCGTCGCGCACGCACCGCGCCCGAGCGGCGCCGCGGCGGAGGCGGTCGCGATCATGCGCGTGCACACCGGCCCCGACGCCGGCCGCGAGTTCGGCCTGCCGCGCGGCGCGTCGGTCATCGGCCGCGCCGCCGACGCCGACCTCGTGCTCGCCGACTCCCTCGTGTCGAAGCGGCACGCCCGCATCGAGGTCGACCACTCGATCGAGCTCGTCGACCTCAACTCGGCCAACGGACTGCTCGTCGACGGCGGACTCGTGCAGCGCGTCCGGGTGATCCCCGGCCAGGTCATCACGATCGGCGGCACCGACGTCTCGTTCGACCTCGGCACGAGCGCAGCCGATGCGCCCGACGCCTCGGTGCTCGAGCGCGGCGGCGCCCTCATGTTCAACCGCTCGCCGCGCGTCGAGATCCGCTACCCCGGAACCGAGCACCGGCACCCGGTGATCCCGTCGGAGGCCGAGCCGCGGCTGTTCCCGTGGCCCATGATCATGGCGCCCGTGCTGCTCGGATTCGCGATGTACGCGATGACCCAGCGGGTGACCTCGCTCATCATCGTCGTCATGTCGCCGCTCATGATGCTCGGCAACTTCATCGGCCAGCGCACCCAGCAGGGCAAGAAGCTGCGGCTCGAGATCGAGACGTTCGAGACGCAGATCGAGGACCTCGAGGAGAAGCTGCGCACCGAGACCGTGGTCGAGCGCGAACGCCGCCACGACGAGGCGCCCGCCGTCGCTCGGGTCTACGAGCAGGCGATGCGACTCGGCCCCCTCCTGTGGACGAGGCGGCCCGAGCACTGGAACTTCCTCGGGCTGCGGCTCGGCGTCGGCCGGGCGCGCAGCCGCAACACCATCGCCGAGTCGAGCGACGCCCGCGGCATCGCGCGGTACGCGAAGCAGGTCGACATCCTGCGCGACCGGCATGCGCTCATCGACGACGTGCCGCTCGTCGAGCTGCTGCCGAGCTCGGGTGCGATCGGCATCGCGGGCCCCCGACACCTCGCCGCCGACGTGCTGCGCGGGCTCGGCGTCCAGTTGTTCGGCCTGCACGCGCCCAACGAGCTCATCACGACGGCCATCGTCGACCCCGCGTGGGCGAAGGAGCTCGAGTGGATGAAGTGGCTGCCGCACACGACGAGCCCTCGCTCGCCGTTCGCCGAGATGGCCCTCGCCGACAGCCAGTCGGCCGGCACGGCCCTGCTCAACGGACTCGAGGAGTCGATCCTCGCCCGGCTGTCGGGCCAGCCCGGCCGCCGAGGGCCGCTGCGGCTGCCCGACACCTCGATGGAGCGGGGCGCGAAGGTCGGCGAGGAGATCGGCGCCGACCGCACGGCCGTCGCCGACCTCGCCCTCGTGCTCATCGCCTCGAACGACGCGCCCGTCGACCGGCCCCGGCTCACCCAGCTCATCGAGCGGGGCGCCGACGTGGGCGTCTACACGATCTTCCTCGCGCCGACGGTCGAGTCGCTGCCCGCCGCGTGCCGCACCTACATCGACGCGAGCGAGGGTCTCGACAAGGCGAAGGTCGGCTACGTGCGCGCCGGCGAGTACTACGAGAACATCGCCGTCGAGGGCGTGTCGAACCAGTACGCCGAGGTCTTCGCGAAGCGGCTCGCTCCGGTCGCCGACTCGAGCTCGGTCACGGCCGACTCGTCCGACCTGCCCCGCAGCGTGTCGTTCCTCAAGCTCATCGGCACCGAGCTCGCCGTGCAGTCGCAAGCCGTCGTCGAGCGCTGGCGGCAGAACAACTCGGTGCTCGACCGCACCCGGGGTACCCGGCCGCGGCTCAAGCGCGCCGGCACCCTGAAGGCCTACATCGGCCAGGGCAGTCCCGACGCGATGTCGCTCGACCTGCGCACCCAGGGGCCGCACGCGCTCGTCGGCGGAACGACGGGCTCCGGCAAGAGCGAGTTCCTGCAGGCGTGGGTGCTCGGCATGGCGGCGGAGTACAGCCCCGACCGGGTCACGTTCCTGTTCGTCGACTACAAGGGCGGCTCGGCCTTCGCCGACTGCGTCGAGCTGCCGCACTGCGTCGGACTCGTGACCGACCTGAGCCCGCACCTCGTGCGTCGGGCACTCACCTCGCTCCGCGCCGAGCTGCACCACCGAGAGCACCTCTTCAACCGCAAGAAGGCGAAGGACCTGCTCGAGCTCGAGAAGCGCCAGGATCCCGAGACGCCGCCGGCCCTCGTGCTCGTGATCGACGAGTTCGCCGCCCTCGCCGGCGAGGTGCCCGAGTTCGTCGACGGCGTCGTCGACATCGCCCAGCGCGGTCGCTCGCTCGGCATCCACCTGATCATGGCGACGCAGCGGCCCGCCGGTGTCATCAAGGACAACCTGCGTGCGAACACCAACCTGCGCGTCGCCCTCCGCATGGCCGACGAGTCCGACTCGAACGACGTCGTCGGCGACCCCGTGGCCGGAACCTTCGACCCGTCGATTCCCGGCCGCGGCATCGCGAAGACCGGCCCCGGCCGCCTCGTGCCGTTCCAGTCGGGCTACGCGGGCGGCTGGACGAGCGACGAGCCCGAGCAGGCGCAGGTGAAGGTCGCCGAGCTGCGGTTCGGGTCGATCACGCTCTGGGAGTCCGACAACGACCAGGACGCCGACACCCACGACGAGGACCTCGGCCCGAACGACCAGAAGCGACTCGTCGCGACGCTCGTCTCGGCGGCCGGAGAGAGCCGCATCCCGGCGCCCCGGCGCCCGTGGCTCGACGAGCTCGCGACGACCGTCGACCTCGCGGCACTCCCGCTCGAGGGCGATGCGCGCATCCCGCTCGGCCTCGCGGACATCCCCGAACGGCAGCTCCAGGAGGCCGTGTACTTCGAGCCCGACACCGACGGGCACCTGCTCGTCTACGGCACGAGCGGCGCCGGCAAGACGACCGTGCTGCGCAGCATGGCGATCGCGGCGGGCGCCCGGCCCGACCGGGGTCGGGTGCACGTCTACGGCCTCGACTTCGGCACCGGCTCGCTGCGTTCGATCGAGTCGCTGCCCCAGGTGGGTTCGGTCGTGTCCGGCGACGACGCCGAGCGCGTGCAGCGACTGCTGCGCACCCTCCGCGGCATGCTCGACGACCGTGCGAAGCGCTTCTCCGACGTGAACGCCGCGAACCTCACGGAGTACCGGTCGATCACGGGTCGTGACGAGCCGCGCCTGCTCGTGCTCATCGACGGCTTCGGCACGTTCAAGCAGGAGTGGGAGAGCACGTCGGCCCGTGCGCCGTACTACGCCGTCTTCATGCGCATGCTCGGCGAGGGACGGCCGCTCGGCATCCACGCCATCGCGACGGCCGACCGCTACGGTGCCGTGCCGACCGCGGTGAGCGCGAACGTCACCCGCAGGGTCGTGCTGCGACTGTCCGACGAGGGTTCGTACTCGATCCTCGGCGCCCCGAAGGACGTGCTCAACGAGCGCAGCGCGCCGGGCCGCGCGATCGTCGACGGCTTCGAGACGCAGATCGCCGTGCTCGGCGGCACGACGAACGTCGCCGAGCAGACGCAGGCCATGGAGGCGTTCGCCGCCGAGCTGCGCGCCCGCGGCGCGGCGCAGGCACCCGAGATCGGTGCGCTGCCGACCGAGCTGCGCATCGACGAGCTGCCCGACCGGGTCGGCGACCTGCCGGTCGTCGGTGTGGCCGACGACGTGCTCGGGCCCAAGGGCTTCGAGCCGATCGGCACCTTCGTGGTCGCGGGGCCCCCGCAGAGCGGTAAGTCGAACGCGCTGCGCGCGCTCACGACGACGATCGCCCGCTTCGACCCCGAGACCGAGTTCTTCCACTTCGGCGGCCGGCGCGCCGTGCTCCGCGAGTTCCGCGACTGGCGCCGGACGGCGTCGTCGATCGAGGACGCGCGGGCGCTCGCGAAGGAGCTCAAGGAGCTCGTCGTCGACGAGACGATCACGAAGCGCATCATGATCGTCGTCGAGAACATCACCGAGTTCGGCGACACTGATGCCGAGCGCCCGCTGAAGGAGCTGTTCCAGGCGGTCAACCGCAGCGAGCACTTCCTCGTCGGCGACGGCGACGTCTCCCAGCTGTCGAGTGGCTACGGTCTCGTCGGCGAGCTCAAGGCCGGCCGTCGCGGCATCGCGCTCCGACCCGAGACGTACGACGGCGACTCGCTGTTCAAGGTGCCCTTCCCGAAGGTCGCCAGGCACGAGTTCCCGGCCGGCCGGGGCATCTTCGTCGAGAACGGCCGCTTCGTCACCGTGCAGCTGCCGCTCGTCGAGGGCTGA
- a CDS encoding WXG100 family type VII secretion target, translating into MMADFKASYGEMESMAGRLDTGREEIGDVLRRLKDDVDRLLGDDFKTQHASGKFGEGYTELTTGLEKAIEGISDMGDSLRKMMQAIKDTDQALAGN; encoded by the coding sequence ATGATGGCTGATTTCAAGGCGTCGTACGGTGAGATGGAGTCGATGGCGGGCCGTCTCGACACGGGTCGTGAGGAGATCGGCGACGTGCTGCGTCGCCTGAAGGACGACGTGGACCGTCTCCTGGGTGACGACTTCAAGACGCAGCACGCGTCGGGCAAGTTCGGCGAGGGGTACACCGAGCTGACCACGGGTCTCGAGAAGGCGATCGAGGGCATCAGCGACATGGGCGACTCGCTGCGCAAGATGATGCAGGCGATCAAGGACACCGACCAGGCCCTCGCCGGCAACTAG
- a CDS encoding DUF6121 family protein, whose translation MADDELRTRNAWVVASFAAALDLALVVCGFGFVSLLADVEVVGDPAVGAFVAPAAVAASVAAVFVTLGVRLRHPERMTLTVLVAAVGAWLAFVVVATAGRLLGSADAPGESLRFGLVLGLGWFGLLVPVCAFVTAAFAVLVARGRQGGMERPRWPWEHDDER comes from the coding sequence ATGGCCGACGACGAGCTCCGCACCCGCAACGCCTGGGTCGTCGCGAGCTTCGCCGCGGCCCTCGACCTCGCGCTCGTGGTGTGCGGCTTCGGGTTCGTCAGCCTCCTCGCCGACGTCGAGGTCGTGGGCGATCCGGCGGTCGGCGCCTTCGTCGCGCCGGCTGCGGTGGCGGCATCCGTGGCCGCCGTGTTCGTCACGCTCGGGGTCCGGTTGCGGCATCCCGAGCGGATGACGCTCACCGTGCTGGTCGCCGCCGTCGGGGCTTGGCTCGCGTTCGTGGTCGTCGCGACCGCGGGACGGCTGCTCGGGTCCGCCGACGCCCCGGGGGAGAGCCTCCGGTTCGGGCTCGTGCTCGGACTGGGCTGGTTCGGCCTGCTCGTGCCGGTCTGCGCGTTCGTCACCGCCGCGTTCGCCGTGCTCGTGGCACGCGGCCGGCAGGGCGGCATGGAGCGGCCGCGCTGGCCGTGGGAGCACGACGACGAGCGATGA
- a CDS encoding spermidine/putrescine ABC transporter substrate-binding protein — MEGSVEARVSHEVDRWLQWLPRWRPGSHRARTRLCQRCFGSPIIAAAGLDVDVPHPVQHAFSMRMKGIIDDAVDDYTARNLPMLHREIRLAEERKARRPYRAGEGLDPEYLGLELDPEPVPDQPFLFTLGGLEADTAAEANEPAPRPFTPEEKEALREEVRLADDFAKQLGRRICVELAQHRYRIGNAIERLVEPQVADMLADLDRELDAPGWAGGAPG; from the coding sequence ATGGAGGGTTCGGTCGAGGCGCGCGTGAGCCACGAGGTCGACCGCTGGCTGCAGTGGCTGCCGCGGTGGCGGCCCGGGAGTCATCGCGCCCGCACGCGGCTCTGCCAGCGCTGCTTCGGGTCGCCGATCATCGCAGCGGCGGGCCTCGACGTCGATGTCCCGCATCCCGTGCAGCACGCGTTCTCGATGCGCATGAAGGGCATCATCGACGACGCCGTCGACGACTACACGGCGCGCAACCTGCCCATGCTGCACCGCGAGATCCGCCTCGCCGAGGAGCGCAAGGCGCGCCGGCCCTACCGTGCGGGCGAAGGGCTCGACCCCGAGTACCTCGGGCTCGAGCTCGACCCCGAGCCGGTGCCCGACCAGCCGTTCCTGTTCACGCTCGGCGGCCTCGAGGCCGACACCGCCGCGGAGGCGAACGAGCCCGCGCCCCGCCCCTTCACGCCCGAGGAGAAGGAGGCGCTGCGTGAGGAGGTCCGTCTCGCCGACGACTTCGCGAAGCAGCTCGGCCGGCGCATCTGCGTCGAGCTCGCCCAGCACCGCTACCGCATCGGCAACGCGATCGAGCGTCTCGTCGAGCCCCAGGTCGCCGACATGCTCGCCGACCTCGACCGCGAGCTCGACGCACCAGGCTGGGCCGGAGGTGCACCGGGCTGA
- the rpsL gene encoding 30S ribosomal protein S12, whose protein sequence is MPTIQQLVRKGRSPKVTKTKAPALKANPQQRGVCTRVYTTTPKKPNSALRKVARVKLSNGTEVTAYIPGEGHNLQEHSMVLVRGGRVKDLPGVRYKIIRGALDTQAVKNRKQARSRYGAKMEKK, encoded by the coding sequence GTGCCAACCATTCAGCAGTTGGTCCGCAAGGGTCGCTCGCCGAAGGTCACCAAGACCAAGGCTCCCGCCCTGAAGGCCAACCCCCAGCAGCGCGGCGTGTGCACGCGTGTGTACACCACCACCCCGAAGAAGCCGAACTCCGCGCTCCGCAAGGTCGCCCGTGTGAAGCTCTCGAACGGCACCGAGGTCACCGCCTACATCCCCGGTGAGGGCCACAACCTGCAGGAGCACTCGATGGTGCTCGTCCGCGGCGGTCGTGTGAAGGACCTCCCCGGCGTCCGCTACAAGATCATCCGCGGTGCGCTCGACACGCAGGCCGTGAAGAACCGCAAGCAGGCTCGTAGCCGCTACGGCGCGAAGATGGAGAAGAAGTAA
- the rpsG gene encoding 30S ribosomal protein S7: MPRKGPAPKRPVVADPVYGSPVVSQLVNKILVDGKKDLAQRIVYEALENVAAKSGQDAVATLKKALDNVRPTLEVRSRRVGGSTYQVPVEVKPHRANTLALRWLTSYAKARREKTMTERLTNEILDASNGLGAAVKRREDTHKMAESNRAFAHYRW; encoded by the coding sequence ATGCCTCGCAAGGGTCCCGCTCCGAAGCGCCCCGTCGTCGCCGACCCGGTGTACGGCTCGCCGGTCGTCAGCCAGCTCGTCAACAAGATCCTCGTCGACGGCAAGAAGGACCTCGCGCAGCGCATCGTCTATGAGGCGCTCGAGAACGTCGCCGCCAAGTCCGGCCAGGACGCGGTCGCCACCCTCAAGAAGGCGCTCGACAACGTGCGCCCCACCCTCGAGGTGCGCTCGCGCCGCGTCGGCGGTTCGACCTACCAGGTCCCCGTCGAGGTCAAGCCGCACCGCGCGAACACCCTGGCGCTCCGCTGGCTCACCAGCTACGCCAAGGCCCGCCGCGAGAAGACCATGACCGAGCGTCTCACCAACGAGATCCTCGACGCCTCGAACGGCCTCGGTGCCGCGGTCAAGCGCCGCGAAGACACGCACAAGATGGCCGAGTCGAACCGCGCGTTCGCCCACTACCGCTGGTAG
- the fusA gene encoding elongation factor G: MAQDVLTDLSKVRNIGIMAHIDAGKTTTTERILFYTGVNHKLGETHDGASTTDWMEQEKERGITITSAAVTCFWNKNQINIIDTPGHVDFTVEVERSLRVLDGAVAVFDGKEGVEPQSETVWRQADKYNVPRICFVNKMDKLGADFYFTVDTIVSRLGAKPLVLQLPIGAENDFIGVVDLIEMRALVWPGDAKGDVTMGAKYEVQEIPADLKEKADEYRQVLLETVAETDDALLEKFFGGEELTVAEIKGAIRKMVVNSEIYPVLCGSAFKNRGVQPMLDAVIDFLPSPLDVPAIEGRNPRNEEEIIERHPDANDPFAALAFKVAVHPFFGRLTYVRVYSGHLDSGAQVVNSTKGKKERIGKIFQMHANKENPVDSVTAGNIYAVIGLKDTTTGDTLCDPDNQVVLESMTFPEPVIEVAIEPKTKADQEKLGTAIQKLAEEDPTFRTELNPETGQTVIKGMGELHLDILVDRMKREFKVEANVGKPQVAYRETIRRAVERHDYTHKKQTGGSGQFAKIQFALEPLEVEGDKIYEFSNEVTGGRIPREYIPSVDAGFQDAMQYGILAGFPMVGVKARLLDGAAHDVDSSEMAFKIAGSMGFKEAARKANPVLLEPLMSVEVRTPEEYMGDVIGDLNSRRGQIQSMEDAAGVKVVRAHVPLSEMFGYIGDLRSKTSGRAVYSMEFESYAEVPKAVADEIVQKNKGE, from the coding sequence GTGGCACAAGACGTGCTCACCGACCTGAGCAAGGTCCGCAACATCGGCATCATGGCGCACATCGATGCCGGCAAGACCACCACCACCGAGCGCATCCTGTTCTACACGGGCGTCAACCACAAGCTCGGCGAGACGCACGACGGCGCCTCGACGACCGACTGGATGGAGCAGGAGAAGGAGCGCGGCATCACGATCACGTCTGCCGCCGTGACCTGCTTCTGGAACAAGAACCAGATCAACATCATCGACACCCCCGGCCACGTCGACTTCACGGTCGAGGTCGAGCGCTCGCTCCGCGTGCTCGACGGCGCCGTCGCCGTCTTCGACGGCAAGGAGGGCGTCGAGCCCCAGTCCGAGACGGTGTGGCGTCAGGCCGACAAGTACAACGTGCCGCGCATCTGCTTCGTCAACAAGATGGACAAGCTCGGTGCCGACTTCTACTTCACGGTCGACACGATCGTCTCGCGCCTCGGTGCGAAGCCGCTCGTGCTGCAGCTCCCGATCGGCGCCGAGAACGACTTCATCGGTGTCGTCGACCTGATCGAGATGCGCGCCCTCGTGTGGCCCGGCGACGCCAAGGGCGACGTGACCATGGGCGCCAAGTACGAGGTCCAGGAGATCCCCGCCGACCTCAAGGAGAAGGCCGACGAGTACCGTCAGGTCCTCCTCGAGACCGTCGCCGAGACCGACGACGCGCTGCTCGAGAAGTTCTTCGGCGGCGAAGAGCTGACCGTCGCCGAGATCAAGGGCGCCATCCGCAAGATGGTCGTCAACTCGGAGATCTACCCGGTGCTCTGCGGCTCGGCGTTCAAGAACCGCGGCGTGCAGCCGATGCTCGACGCGGTCATCGACTTCCTGCCGTCGCCGCTCGACGTCCCCGCCATCGAGGGCCGCAACCCGCGCAACGAGGAAGAGATCATCGAGCGTCACCCCGACGCCAACGACCCCTTCGCCGCGCTCGCGTTCAAGGTCGCGGTTCACCCCTTCTTCGGTCGCCTCACCTACGTGCGCGTCTACTCGGGTCACCTCGACTCGGGTGCCCAGGTCGTCAACTCGACCAAGGGCAAGAAGGAGCGCATCGGCAAGATCTTCCAGATGCACGCCAACAAGGAGAACCCGGTCGACTCGGTCACCGCGGGCAACATCTACGCCGTCATCGGCCTCAAGGACACGACCACGGGCGACACGCTGTGCGACCCCGACAACCAGGTCGTGCTCGAGTCGATGACGTTCCCCGAGCCCGTCATCGAGGTCGCCATCGAGCCGAAGACCAAGGCCGACCAGGAGAAGCTGGGCACCGCGATCCAGAAGCTCGCCGAAGAGGACCCGACGTTCCGCACCGAGCTCAACCCCGAGACCGGCCAGACCGTCATCAAGGGCATGGGCGAGCTGCACCTCGACATCCTCGTCGACCGCATGAAGCGGGAGTTCAAGGTCGAGGCCAACGTCGGCAAGCCGCAGGTCGCCTACCGCGAGACGATCCGTCGCGCGGTCGAGCGTCACGACTACACCCACAAGAAGCAGACGGGTGGCTCGGGCCAGTTCGCGAAGATCCAGTTCGCGCTGGAGCCGCTCGAGGTCGAGGGCGACAAGATCTACGAGTTCTCGAACGAGGTCACGGGTGGTCGCATCCCCCGCGAGTACATCCCCTCGGTCGACGCGGGCTTCCAGGACGCCATGCAGTACGGCATCCTCGCCGGCTTCCCCATGGTGGGCGTCAAGGCGCGCCTCCTCGACGGTGCCGCCCACGACGTCGACTCCTCGGAGATGGCGTTCAAGATCGCCGGTTCGATGGGCTTCAAGGAAGCCGCTCGGAAGGCGAACCCCGTTCTGCTCGAACCGCTGATGAGCGTCGAGGTCCGTACTCCCGAGGAGTACATGGGCGACGTCATCGGCGACCTGAACTCGCGCCGCGGCCAGATCCAGTCCATGGAGGACGCCGCCGGTGTGAAGGTCGTGCGTGCGCACGTCCCGCTCTCGGAGATGTTCGGTTACATCGGCGACCTGCGGTCGAAGACCTCGGGCCGCGCCGTGTACTCGATGGAGTTCGAGAGCTACGCGGAGGTCCCGAAGGCTGTGGCCGACGAGATCGTCCAGAAGAACAAGGGCGAATGA
- the tuf gene encoding elongation factor Tu, translating to MAKAKFERTKPHVNIGTIGHVDHGKTTLTAAISKVLADKYPSATNVQRDFASIDSAPEERQRGITINISHVEYETPKRHYAHVDAPGHADYIKNMITGAAQMDGAILVVAATDGPMAQTREHVLLAKQVGVPYLLVALNKSDMVDDEEILELVELEVSELLASQGFAEDAPVVRVSGLKALEGDEKWVNSILELMEKVDEFIPDPVRDKDKPFLMPVEDVFTITGRGTVVTGRAERGTLKINSEVEIVGIRPTQKTTVTGIEMFHKQLDEAWAGENCGLLLRGTKREDVERGQVVVAPGSVTPHTNFEGTAYILSKDEGGRHNPFYANYRPQFYFRTTDVTGVITLPEGTEMVMPGDTTDMSVELIQPIAMEEGLGFAIREGGRTVGAGTVTKIIK from the coding sequence GTGGCTAAGGCCAAGTTCGAGCGGACCAAGCCGCACGTCAACATCGGTACGATCGGTCACGTCGACCACGGCAAGACGACGCTCACCGCCGCGATCTCGAAGGTGCTCGCCGACAAGTACCCGTCGGCCACCAACGTGCAGCGCGACTTCGCGTCGATCGACTCGGCTCCCGAAGAGCGTCAGCGCGGCATCACGATCAACATCTCGCACGTCGAGTACGAGACGCCGAAGCGCCACTACGCGCACGTCGACGCCCCGGGTCACGCCGACTACATCAAGAACATGATCACCGGTGCGGCTCAGATGGACGGCGCGATCCTCGTGGTCGCGGCGACCGACGGCCCGATGGCCCAGACCCGCGAGCACGTCCTGCTCGCCAAGCAGGTCGGCGTGCCGTACCTGCTCGTCGCCCTCAACAAGAGCGACATGGTCGACGACGAGGAGATCCTGGAGCTCGTCGAGCTCGAGGTCTCCGAGCTCCTCGCGAGCCAGGGCTTCGCCGAGGACGCGCCGGTCGTGCGCGTCTCGGGCCTCAAGGCGCTCGAGGGCGACGAGAAGTGGGTCAACTCGATCCTCGAGCTCATGGAGAAGGTCGACGAGTTCATCCCCGACCCGGTGCGTGACAAGGACAAGCCGTTCCTCATGCCCGTCGAGGACGTCTTCACCATCACCGGCCGTGGCACGGTCGTCACGGGCCGCGCCGAGCGTGGCACGCTGAAGATCAACTCCGAGGTCGAGATCGTCGGCATCCGCCCGACGCAGAAGACCACCGTCACCGGTATCGAGATGTTCCACAAGCAGCTCGACGAGGCATGGGCCGGCGAGAACTGCGGTCTCCTGCTCCGCGGCACCAAGCGCGAGGACGTCGAGCGCGGCCAGGTCGTCGTGGCCCCGGGCTCGGTCACCCCGCACACGAACTTCGAGGGCACTGCCTACATCCTCTCGAAGGACGAGGGCGGCCGTCACAACCCGTTCTACGCGAACTACCGTCCGCAGTTCTACTTCCGCACCACCGACGTCACCGGCGTCATCACGCTGCCCGAGGGCACCGAGATGGTCATGCCCGGCGACACCACCGACATGTCGGTCGAGCTGATCCAGCCGATCGCCATGGAGGAGGGCCTCGGCTTCGCCATCCGCGAGGGTGGCCGCACCGTCGGCGCCGGTACCGTCACGAAGATCATCAAGTAA